One window of the Perca flavescens isolate YP-PL-M2 chromosome 16, PFLA_1.0, whole genome shotgun sequence genome contains the following:
- the LOC114570502 gene encoding tripartite motif-containing protein 16-like has translation MEQKGVQLDRGTFSCSICLDLLKDPVTTSCGHSYCMDCIKSHWDVEDGKYSYSCPQCRQSFTPRPVLLKNTMLADLVEELKKTGLQAAPADHCYAGAEDVACDVCTGRKLKAHKSCLICLVSYCEKHLQPHYDVAQFKRHKLVEPSKKLQENVCSRHDEVMKIFCRTDQQLICYLCSVEEHKGHDTVSAAAERAERQRELEGSRQNIQQRIQDREKDVKLLQQQAEAINLSADKAVEDSEKIFTELIRLLEKRSSDVKQQVRSQQKNEVSPVRELQEKLEQEITELKRKDAELKKLSHTEDHNQFLHNYPSLSPLSQSASSIHICPLSCFEDVTAAVSEVRDKLQDVLREKRTNVSLTGTEVDVLLPQPEPKTRAGFLKYSREITLDPNTAHTRLLLSEGNRRATIMSEQQSYSSHPDRFTGWYQVLSRESLTGRCYWEVETRGLGVYVAVTYKNISRAGCLGECRFGYNDKSWALDCINNGYTFCYNNVQTPVSDPVSSRVGVYLDHSAGILSFYSVSETMTLLHRVQTTFTQPLYAGLRLNIWSSGDSAELCKLK, from the coding sequence ATGGAGCAGAAAGGAGTTCAGCTGGACCGGGGAACCTTCTCTtgttccatctgtctggatctacTGAAGGATCCGGTGACTACTTCCTGTGGACACAGCTACTGCATGGACTGTATTAAAAGCCACTGGGATGTAGAGGATGGTAAGTACAGCTACAGCTGTCCTCAGTGCAGGCAGAGCTTCACACCGAGGCCTGTCCTgctgaaaaacaccatgttagcagatttagtggaggagctgaagaagactggactccaagctgctcctgctgatcactgctatgctggagctgaagatgtggcctgtgatgtcTGCACCGGGAGAAAACTCAAAGCACACAAGTCCTGTCTGATCTGTCTTGTCTCTTACTGTGAGAAACACCTTCAGCCTCATTATGATGTAGCTCAGTTTAAGAGACACAAGCTGGTGGAGCCGTCCAAGAAGCTCCAGGAGAACGTCTGCTCTCGTcatgatgaggtgatgaagatTTTCTGTCGTACTGATCAGCAGCTTatctgttatctctgctctgtggaggaacataaaggccacgacacagtctcagctgcagcagagagagctgagaggcagagagagctcGAGGGGAGTCGACAAAACATCCAGCAGAgaatccaggacagagagaaagatgtgaagctgcttcaaCAGCAGGCGGAGGCCATCAATCTCTCTGCTGATAAAGCAGTGGAGGACAGCGAGAAGATCTTCACCGAGCTGATCCGTCTCCTGGAGAAAAGAAGCtctgatgtgaagcagcaggtcagatcccAGCAGAAAAATGAAGTGAGTCCAGTCAGAGAGcttcaggagaagctggagcaggagatcactgagctgaagaggaaagacgctgagctgaagaagctctcacacacagaggatcacaaccagtttctacacaactacccctcactgtcacctctcagccaatcagcatccagCATCCATATCTGTCCTCTGAGCTGCTTTGAGGACGTGACAGCAGCCGTGTCAGAAGTCCGAGATAAACTACAGGACGtcctgagagagaagaggacaaaCGTCTCACTGACAGGGACTGAAGTGGACGTTTTACTGCCACAACCAGAGCCCAAGACCAGAGCTGGATTCTTAAAATATTCACGTGAAATCACACTGGATccaaacacagcacacacacggCTGTTATTATCTGAGGGGAACAGGAGAGCAACAATAATGAGTGAACAACAATCTTATTCTAGTCACCCAGACAGATTTACTGGCTGGTATCAGGTCCTGAGTAGAGAGAGTCTGACTGGAcgttgttactgggaggtggagaCGAGAGGGTTAGGAGTTTATGTAGCAGTCACATACAAGAATATCAGCAGAGCAGGGTGTTTGGGTGAATGTAGATTTGGATACAATGATAAATCTTGGGCGTTAGATTGTATCAACAACGGTTATACATTTTGTTACAACAATGTCCAAACTCCCGTCTCAGATCCTGTGTCCTCCAGAGtaggagtgtacctggatcacagtgcaggtattctgtccttctacagcgtctctgaaaccatgactctcctccacagagtccagaccacattcactcagccccTCTATGCTGGACTAAGGCTTAATATTTGGTCTTCTGGAGACTCTGCTGAGTTGTGTAAACTGAAATAG